In the Hermetia illucens chromosome 1, iHerIll2.2.curated.20191125, whole genome shotgun sequence genome, cgtctggagaggcccacgtatgtttgtgaaccgctttccgcacaaaccaggtacttccaacaaccatttcgtgtgaccctgctaattgaataatccgcaatgtTTAATAGTGGCGCGATTTGCAATTTCTTTTATGCTTTATATCATAGCCTGTTACTGCATTTTGAATGAATGGAGGGTGTGTTATGCCCTACGCACTGTATAGAGGCAACTTCcgggtttttttcagattctttagTTGAGCCTTTCGCATTCGCCGCACCATCTTTCGTAAATAATAGCAAAACTACGAACAATACTAATGGAAACCCCCGCCCCTAactaaaaaagttatttttgtCCACATGAATTGAACTATGCATACCTATAAGTATCAGTTTAACCTTATCgttgaaataaatttgaattttattactTTTCAGATTACGCCTGGCTGATTGGTTTAGTATTCCCAGGTGCCTTTTTCCTTGCATTCCTATTGTTAATCATTGGAACAAACAGAAGGAATAAATGGCTTGCGCTTCCATACATTCTTCTCGCTTCCATCGCCACGGCTGTAAATGCTTtggtagttatttatttaataatttcaaatgatCAAGACCCCAGCGCAGCACTTGTGATCGTCGGTATTTCCGTTATAAGTAAGTTACCAAACATCCAAAAGATCAATCATTGTGAAACTATACTATTTTTTCTCTATTTCAAGGTATTCCCTTTGGTGTCCAGAATGTGCTCAGTATGATTTCGTTATTCATGAAGTTTAATAGCGAAGGAACGAAAGGTTTAAAGGATGAAGATTATTAACATCTAACATTATTAACATCTAATCTAAAGAGGGAGGATTGAAAAATTTCACATCATCGGTTACAGAAATAAAACCCAACTGCTACCTCTAAGTAAAATTTTCAGAACAGAAACAAAATTATTGTCATCACAAATTAGGTAAAGTTTAGGATGTAATGAAAGGTAATCACCAAATGGAGGAGAAGATGTCACCAGATATAagaacaaaattataaaaagttttaaatttgaaatcatTAAAATTCATTCATAATCTTCCAAAAATATTTACCCCGAAATGgataaatatataatagttttcACCCTTTAGTTTGAATGTTTTATATATTACATGAGGAAActttattatttacaaacagTTTAAAAATCAATGAAGTGCATATAATATTAACTTTTAACTGCTGAGATGCAAAGCGTGAACCCTACATATTTGGTgccatattttttattaaattttgtataacgaattaatttaaataaatgttattatgattattatagTTTTTATCCATTTCTTCTCCAAGCAATTATTATATATTGTCTGTCAGTCAATTGGACAGGTTTAAGGGGAAACAAAATAACTAAACAGCTAAAACATTACTTTGTCAACAATTTGATGTTGAATGGACAGCAAGGCCAAACTGATCAATCTACTTTGCTAGCTGCTTCCCATTAATGTGTATGGGGTGCCAATTAGTTTGGTCAAATCAACTAATTAATGGGAGCGCAGGGATCGCGATTTTGTTATAAGAAGACTGGGACTGAAAGAGCCCAAATAATTTGTAGCGTGCTACAAGGTACTCAAGCGAATGAACACTCCTCACTTCACCTCAAaggaaaccttccttctgagAGGTTTGGATGCGAAGAAGGAGCTCGATGAGGTGCAAATGCACCGCGAGACGGGAGCTTAAGTCAAATTCCTGTCGGTGTCTtgttttagtacgaggagatccgtctTGAAGAAAGGAATTACCACGCACTTCGTCGTGCAAATAAGCCCGAAGAAGCACGACGAAATTACCAGCGCCATGGTCACTCGACAGTTAACTGCCAAATAGCCTTGCGAAGTGCAAAATGTGAGTAAGGCCGCATATTCGCTCactgaagcagagggcaagAAAAAAACTTATGTGTCAATTGCGGAAGCGGAGAGCATTGTATCGTGGAGGTAATACAACCCACAGTACCAAGGCGAAAAGATACCAGACGCCGGGATCTGCCCAAACGGTTAAGATGCCAGCTATCTTAAACGACACCGTCTCTTCGGCACTAATTGTCCCTGGGATGCCGTTTGCAGAGGTAATTCGATAAGCGGGAACTAAGAAACCCCAATAGGATGTAAGTTGCGGGATGAaaaccatcctcaataaaatactaacctggtatgaaaacagaatacatacGCTACACGAACACAttagaaaaataaacaatattacAGAATATTGACACAAACAACATGCCTGGCGCTAAGTTTGTACCCGCAACGATATCGCTAGATGGTCGACTTATGTGGGCTCCACCGTAGTAATCCGCCGAAAGCGCTCCTTGATTTCACTACCAGTAGCAAGCAAATTAAGAAGCCCGAATAGGTagcttttgaatgtatggaagCTTCCTGTGTTTTGTTTTCACTGCGCCTGGAAGAAGGAATTTACAGATTGCTTCAGTCTGTACAGTGGGAAACCATCGAGCCAAATTCACGGTAGAATTCCATTCCCTGCTTACGAAGTGAATGAATgctgaaaaaaatgtgttttcaaAATTATCAGCCTttattaaatttcaaccaaattcaaacaatcTAAAAAGCTGGTACTGTTGTGTGTGACGTCATAAATCGCGTCAGGAAGCCTCAGGAGACCGGCAACTGGAAGTTGCTCATTAACACCTCAAAATGCGAAAATTAATTTCGCGTGTGAAATATCAAGAAAGGCCGTGAAATATTGTTCCGTGCCTTGTTGCATAAATAATTCCGTAAAAAACCCGCCGAAAGTTTTTTTTGCTGTCCCAAAAGGACATTTTCGTAAGATGTGGACCTCCATCACCCGactaaattcagtttttttggagtcaggtttaaacTTTGGGGATGATTTCAATATTAGttgacattttttaaagttgaacCCAATACTAATTGTTAATATATGACCGCTTTAGAATTTTATGTTTTCATATTCGAATCCCGCtcagtgcaaatccattttttccGAAAACGTACGTTTTATTGCCGATGCGAGCGAAATTTCTTGTAAACCTGTATTCGAGCATTACTTTCACCAAAGCCACATTAACTGCACTCGCATCACTGCATTGTCTccataattcatcatcatcaacggcgcaacaacccgtatccggtctaggcctgccttaataaggaactccagacaccccggttttgcgccgaggtccaccaattcgatatccctaaaagttgtctggcgtcctgacctactccatcgctcgatcttagacagggtctgcttcgtcttctttttctaccatagatattgcccttatagactttccgggtgggatcatcctcattcatacggattaagtggaccgcccaccgtaacctattgagccggattttatccacaaccggacggtcatggtatcgctcatagatttcgtcattatgtaggctacggaatcgttcatcctcatgcagggggccaaaaattcttcagaggattcttctctcgaacgcggtcaagagttcgcaatttttcttgctaagaacccaagtctcctaggaatacataaggactggcaagatcatagtcttgtacagtaagagctttgaccctatggtgaggcgtttcgagcggaacagtttttgtaagctgaaataagctctgttggctgacaacaaccgtgcgcggatttcatcatcgtagttgttatgggttgtgattttcgaccctacataggagaaattatcaacggtctgttgtattctcctatccttattcttcccgtttgactagtgcggtttgatgttgttggttggtttgttttcgatactgacgttgccaccatatatttggtcttgccttcattgatgtgcagcccaagatctcgcgctaattgccgcctgctcgatctggatgaaggcagtttgtaagtctcgAGTGAttcatcccatgatgtcgatatcgtccgcataggccagtagttgggtggacttaaagaggatcgtacctcttgcatttacatcagcatcacggatcactttctcgagggccagattaaagacgacgcatgatagggcaccccttgtcggagaccgttgttgatgtcgaatgggcttgagagtgattctgctgcttttatctggcctcgaacattggtcagggtcagcctagtcagtgttattaatttcgtcgggataccgaattctctcatgaccgtgtacagttttaccctggctatgctatcataggcgggtttaaaatcgatgaatagatggtgtccatattccaacagtttttccatcgcttgctgcagagagaaaatctgatctgttgctgatttgcctggagtgaagcctctttggtatgatgtTTTgagctgggcgtatggggctatccggcctagcaagatagaggagaatatcttatagatggtactcagcaacgtgatacctctataattatgtAACAATATGTAATTATGTAACAATATGGCgaagatttgcattaatttCGTTTCTCTGGCTTGTAAAATGGGAGCTATTAGTGACGGAATCTACGGAGATAGATATTAATCAACATTACAACACTATGATTCTACTTAGTAATATGAGGCAAAAAATATATTGAACCTACCGTTTTGACACCTTTCTTTTTGAGGACGTTGTATTTGccagaatttgctatatagcttCTTACCATTACTgcttagtaataataataatcgctggcgcaacaatccaaatggagcagggccttgaagtgtgttataacacttcattcaagaccgtgacgggacactacaggattacaacacTCTAAAGGAGGccatgtggtgagcattgcgctcacccgggattattaccctgattagactcaggtactcattcacagccgagtTGACtagcgatacaaatcccactgtctaGATTCAAATTTCTCGCTCCGTGACGTCACATGAAGTCAAGtgttttcttttc is a window encoding:
- the LOC119661234 gene encoding uncharacterized protein LOC119661234, which produces MLPFESCCFCCKLETGAYVLGILGLVACMAYTMLFSVAVVYVNYAWLIGLVFPGAFFLAFLLLIIGTNRRNKWLALPYILLASIATAVNALVVIYLIISNDQDPSAALVIVGISVISIPFGVQNVLSMISLFMKFNSEGTKGLKDEDY